The window ttagtgaGACTCTGATTAAAGAACTTCCATTGAAAATTGTCTAAAGTTATAGCGGATGGAGCGAATTAATCCAATTAATATTTCTTATTCATATTTGCTTTGCTTAAAAAAAGAGAAGTTCATATTTGCTCATCTCGAGGATTTTACTTCGTTCTGTGTGATAACGCTAATCCATAGTTTAATGGGTCGAGTCCATAGGACAAACCCATTAAAAGCCAACATAAATCCAACCCAGTAGAATATTTTAACCTCGACATTCTAGctgtttaaagatttttttttcgatCGGTTGTGTTGCTTTCTGTGTTCTAGCTGAGTAATGTAATGCCCGTGTTCTTAAACAAGCGAGTTCTTGAAACTTGGTCTTAAAATTACATAGAGACCACATTCAATTAGGAGTCTTGCCCAAAGCACAAACTAATTGCCAGTATGAAGAAGACAACTTATGTTTACTTAACCATATGACATTtgatgaaatattaaaaaaaaaaaaaaaatctcaaatcaTCCTCACAAtactcacaaaaaaaaaaaacagctaaATGGCTGAATCATTTCTGGTCTTCTTCGTCGATCGTTCCGAACTTTTGCTTAAATGAATCTTGCCTCTGCAGCCACATCATGTGCCCCTGAGATTCAATTACATTAACGTTTCAATTCAAGATTTGAGCTTCCAGAATCAAACAATTCGTGTGATCTAGCTGTAActtggaagaagaaaaaaacagtgGGAATGAATGACCTGGAGACCAGCAGCCCAGGCGATGAGGAAGGAAGCTGCCCAGAATCTCTTGTCCTTGACTATCGTCTTCAGGTCGAAGCTCGCCATTAAAACCCTTTCTAGTTTCTTCGTTAACCTTCggctttatttttttaaccgATATAAAGTCTTGATACATTAAACCCACTGCAGAGGCCCAAGCCCAGTAAAGCGGCCTAAGCCCAGTTCTCTTTGGAAAAGCGGTAAATGAGACCGGTAATTGAGGAAAGCAAGAAACTGATTGGTTTATGGAATTATTGAAAAATGAATTTGTGAGACAACCATATGAAAAAACTAAGCCAAGACTTGTTTTCTGATATAAATGCGTGGTTGATTAACGAAAAGTGAATGATTAATTGAAATTAGACTATAGTATTAGAATATAATTGTAATATTCCGAGTCGTGATACGTGGAAatgcttaagagaattgatttatCTACCGATGTCACcaaattaacttttttttttccatcacaCATCTGTTTAGAACTCCAAAATTAATCGTGTTTGAGCTGAAGTAGTGGAAGGAtaggtgacctatcgggaagtgatttgcGATACCGTGTAATTGAGGCCAAAAGCACGGAGAAATGTCATGTGGTGTGATTGCAAGATCAGTAAACATGACTTTcgaattttagaaaattaacgCACCGACTGTGGAACGGGTTGGAGCCTACATACCGAAAAAACGGGCGTGGATGACCCGCTAGTTATGGACCAGGTTACAATAATATTaccaaattgtattttttttttgccatcaaCCAAATTGTTTACTATATCAGAGGGAATAGTCTGCATTGGCATGAATCAAAACTACTAAATCAAAAGAGCATGAAAAAACATGTAGTGTATACACTGTGTATATgtttatctaaaaaatattgaaatgttTTGTGATTAATTAATTGAGTATAATAAGCAAACAAATGTctagatttttaatattatctTTGTCTTCTTCAAGGATCATGATGAAATAAACTCGTCCAAATTGTTAAATCAGTGGTAGGACAAGGCTCAGAAGTGTTGGAACATACATTTTACTATTTGCAATTAGTTAGGCTGAGTTACGTCAACGGTTAGCCCACCTTCAATATTCCGGTTAAACATTTAGATTGCTCCGAGATAGAATACTGAAGTACGTATGACATCTTAGATGTACATTATTTATTGGTAAAAAAACAAGAAGTATGTTGAAATACGTACAATGAGGACATGTAGTACGTACGTATACGAATGAGCCtttctataataataaaataacataaacgatatataaaactaatgaaGTGTGTCCAACAACAAAAGGAGCATGATCTACGCCGAGATAATCCAGATTTTTATACAAACCAAAACCCGTACGGACCATAAAAGTACTTCAAAACCCATTCAGAAAATtcaaataattcaaaaaatacaatcacCATGTCCGAACAAAAACCAGACATCATCTCTAGCTTACCACTAGAGCTTCTCCTCTACATCATCAGCTTCCTCCCTTTCGACTCCGCAAGACTAACCCCTTTCGTCTCCACACGGTTTAGGTCCGTTTGGAACCAAGCCTTACTCGTTGCACACACCCATAACGGCTCCATCGAGTCAATCTCTCGCTTCATCCACAACTTCGACGAACATGTTCCGTCTAAAAACACTCGGAAGCTGGAGTTACACTTCGACAAGTCAACGCTCGTGTCAACCATCCTCGCACCCAATAACGTCATGCATATGAGTTTCTTCTTCTCTGATGGTTTCAAGGAAGAAGATAGCTTCTGCTGGCGTATTGAGACTAACGACCAGGTCCCAAAACGTGTCGAGTCAAGTGGTTTCTTGGTGAAGACGCTTTGTTTAGACTCGGTGTATTCTTTAACCCACGAGGTCGTTTCCTCCATGGTGTTGAATTTTTCTTGGCTTGAGAACCTCAAGATTTGTGGTTGCAAGGGGTTGACTTCTCTCACTATTGATTCACCAACTAAGCTGCTTCACTTGTCGATCTCGGGTTGCCCGAAGCTGAGATTTCTCGATATAAGATCATCTAAGCTTAAAACTCTTCATTACCAAGGGTTTCTACCTACGACCAAGATCCATGAACATTTTAACTTGACCAATGCGGTTTTCGACGTAAGACAAGGCCCAAGATATTGCAACAATGATTTAGACATCGGTCCTCTCTTGCTAATCATCAAGAACTCTCAATCTCTTACACTTTGCAGATGGATGTTTGAGGTAACAAAgataatctatatttttttttttttgttttacagtaAAATACATTATTGAGTTTTGGAAAATAGGTTTTTACCACATTTATTTCATTTTCCGAGATTAGGACATGCTTTGAAAGTTATATATTACTGTTTTTGTTTATAGGAACTAATCAAACCATCTATATCCTCTTCTTGGACATCATTCAAATTCTACAAGTTACATGAGTTGCGGTGGATTGATAACTCGATGAAACAAGAAAACACCAATTCACTAATCTCTTTTCTTAAACTTTGTCCTTCTGTCGAGCGCATCTTCATTACCGTAAGTGTCAACCACCTAAAGTTTTTGCTAGTTCATGCCTCTTGTTAATCCTATTCTAACAACTTCGATTATTTTGAAGATTGATTCAAATACTTATAGTTCAAATGAAGAAACGAGTGTTGATGCTGACTATGGGAGCAAGCATGCAAGAGTACTAAGAAACTTAAAGCTGGTCAAGTTGGAAGGATCCAAGAGTGAAGAGGACAAGAATCAATTAATATTGGCTCTACAGGAGGTGGTCGATATCAATCAGCCTCTGCTTATACTGTCTTCATTTTCTTGAAATCAAATCAGATTAGAAATGGGAACGACAAAATCTTTATGTATAAAGTTACACGCATGAGCATGCTTTAATTAAGTTGCTGCCACTCGTGGGTTTATATTTCTTGCTGTACAAGAAAACCTCGTCAAAGTAAAACTCAAACTCGGCGGTTTTGTCATGATTCAACGATTAATGAGTTTCACCATACTTAATATTATAagggacatttgctaaaaccaacccaaatattcaagtcaaatgtaaaagtgtaccccactttcagtcaaatgcaaaaccaacctaaaggagtagtgaaagtactatttcacccttatgaccaaacaaaaaacataaatgtattttacgtttctatcctttggaagtctacacgtaataaaagaagtctacatatatatagacttcctacgaagtctactttatagacttgttttgtagtctacactctaatttggtctactaatttaattttgaaaatgtataaaaataattattgtgatatttttaattaatcatcaatataatggataatatgaagtaaataaattaaaatttcatataatcgaacaattttgaagaatatatactaatttggttatcatgtgctagactatgttcatagtttagaaacaaaaggttctaacatgttatgtcttttagtagttgatttcatagggttagattttagattttgttttttttttgttttattaacttaaatctgcatattaatgtttagtagtttatattttgtataaatgagactttttgattatcaagcaaaacatttagggtttgatatttgtggtttagggtttcgtagacctacaataaagtctatttatctgaagacgtctttttcagtctatatttttcaatttgttttacaaaaaatcattatatttaaactaagttaagttccttaagaataaaaaagtgaaatcatatactataactattaaaaaataaagaaataaatttaat is drawn from Brassica rapa cultivar Chiifu-401-42 chromosome A05, CAAS_Brap_v3.01, whole genome shotgun sequence and contains these coding sequences:
- the LOC103867035 gene encoding F-box protein At2g39490; its protein translation is MSEQKPDIISSLPLELLLYIISFLPFDSARLTPFVSTRFRSVWNQALLVAHTHNGSIESISRFIHNFDEHVPSKNTRKLELHFDKSTLVSTILAPNNVMHMSFFFSDGFKEEDSFCWRIETNDQVPKRVESSGFLVKTLCLDSVYSLTHEVVSSMVLNFSWLENLKICGCKGLTSLTIDSPTKLLHLSISGCPKLRFLDIRSSKLKTLHYQGFLPTTKIHEHFNLTNAVFDVRQGPRYCNNDLDIGPLLLIIKNSQSLTLCRWMFEELIKPSISSSWTSFKFYKLHELRWIDNSMKQENTNSLISFLKLCPSVERIFITIDSNTYSSNEETSVDADYGSKHARVLRNLKLVKLEGSKSEEDKNQLILALQEVVDINQPLLILSSFS
- the LOC103867034 gene encoding uncharacterized protein LOC103867034, translating into MASFDLKTIVKDKRFWAASFLIAWAAGLQGHMMWLQRQDSFKQKFGTIDEEDQK